A genomic stretch from Polaromonas hydrogenivorans includes:
- a CDS encoding TetR/AcrR family transcriptional regulator has translation MRAKSETRRQAILQAAAEVFQETGFERTTMSTICERLGYSKATLYNYFSSKEELFSAVVFEATEAEFQATLEALDSTVEDITLALELFGRRFLTLIYSPQVQAMRRLIVAEAGRSDLGKKSYELGPVRSEADIAQFLQQAMNAGKLRQADARVAAFHLRGLMEAEWFDRFLFQVLKEVTTEEINATVKRAVAAFMAAYGVVVR, from the coding sequence ATGCGCGCAAAAAGCGAGACAAGACGGCAGGCCATCCTGCAGGCCGCCGCCGAGGTGTTCCAGGAAACGGGGTTTGAACGGACAACCATGTCCACGATCTGCGAGCGCCTGGGTTATTCCAAGGCCACGCTCTACAACTACTTTTCGTCCAAGGAAGAATTGTTTTCGGCGGTGGTCTTTGAGGCCACAGAGGCCGAGTTCCAGGCCACGCTGGAGGCGCTGGACTCGACGGTGGAGGACATCACCCTGGCACTGGAGCTTTTCGGGCGCCGATTTCTGACGCTGATTTACTCCCCGCAGGTGCAGGCCATGCGCCGTCTCATCGTTGCCGAGGCTGGACGCTCGGACCTGGGCAAAAAGAGCTACGAACTGGGTCCGGTGCGCAGTGAGGCGGATATTGCTCAATTTCTGCAGCAGGCCATGAATGCTGGTAAATTGCGGCAAGCCGATGCCCGGGTCGCAGCCTTTCATCTGCGGGGGCTGATGGAAGCAGAGTGGTTTGACCGCTTCCTGTTTCAAGTCCTGAAGGAGGTCACCACGGAAGAAATCAACGCGACGGTCAAACGCGCTGTCGCCGCCTTCATGGCGGCTTACGGTGTTGTGGTACGTTAA
- a CDS encoding FUSC family protein → MTPTSRWAEFKRFMREELHQLMTIKPSDRLWQMPFAAALATGLPLLVGAFFNRMNYGLVSSLGGLVFLYLPATALYHRMVTLMACAFAMAACYTLGVISHFFPLLMMPVLIFIAILVTMVCRFYALGPPSSLFFIMAAAIGAYTPLQVLQVPLMVGLISMGALLAFLIAFFYSIYTLRFREPTPALPLPSPSFDFVVFDSVVIGIFVGISLALAQALQLHKAYWVPVSCLAVIQGASLRVVWTKQLHRVVGTGAGLLVAWGLLLLPLDKWTISLAVMVLTFVIEMTVVRHYAFAVTFITPLTILLVEAATLGQTPPAPLIQARFFDTLLGCLVGLVGGICLHSPGFRDLVGGQMRRLIPSRFVR, encoded by the coding sequence ATGACACCAACAAGCAGATGGGCTGAATTCAAAAGGTTCATGCGCGAAGAGCTGCACCAACTGATGACGATCAAGCCCAGCGACCGGCTGTGGCAGATGCCCTTCGCCGCTGCGCTGGCGACCGGCCTGCCGCTGCTGGTTGGCGCGTTTTTCAACCGCATGAATTACGGCCTGGTCTCATCGCTCGGCGGGCTGGTGTTTTTGTACCTGCCTGCCACGGCGCTGTATCACCGCATGGTGACGCTGATGGCCTGTGCGTTTGCCATGGCTGCCTGCTACACGCTGGGGGTGATCAGCCACTTCTTTCCCCTGCTGATGATGCCGGTGCTGATCTTCATTGCCATCCTGGTGACCATGGTCTGCCGGTTTTACGCGCTGGGCCCGCCCAGCAGCCTGTTCTTCATCATGGCCGCGGCGATCGGCGCCTACACACCGCTGCAGGTGTTGCAGGTGCCGCTCATGGTCGGGCTGATCAGCATGGGGGCGCTGCTGGCCTTCTTGATTGCGTTCTTCTACAGTATTTATACGCTGCGCTTTCGGGAGCCGACACCCGCGTTGCCCCTGCCGTCGCCAAGTTTTGACTTCGTGGTGTTTGACTCGGTCGTCATCGGTATCTTCGTGGGCATCTCGCTGGCCCTGGCGCAGGCACTGCAATTGCACAAAGCCTATTGGGTGCCGGTGAGCTGCCTGGCGGTGATTCAAGGCGCGTCGCTGCGCGTGGTGTGGACCAAACAGCTGCACCGCGTGGTCGGTACCGGCGCCGGCCTGCTGGTGGCCTGGGGCCTGCTGCTGCTGCCGCTGGACAAATGGACGATTTCCCTGGCGGTCATGGTGCTGACTTTCGTGATCGAGATGACGGTGGTGCGGCACTACGCCTTCGCCGTCACTTTCATCACGCCCCTGACGATCTTGCTGGTGGAAGCTGCCACGCTGGGGCAAACACCACCGGCGCCGCTGATCCAGGCGCGGTTTTTCGACACCTTGCTCGGCTGTCTGGTGGGACTGGTCGGCGGCATCTGCCTGCACAGCCCAGGCTTTCGAGACCTGGTGGGCGGCCAGATGCGGCGGCTGATTCCGTCCCGCTTTGTGCGATGA
- a CDS encoding LysR family transcriptional regulator has protein sequence MNLRHLEHLLAVADTGSFSRAAEQQHLTQSALSRSIQTLEDDLGARLIDRVGKRNELTPLGQAVALRARRMVLEAAELRRSAALLKQGDLGAIRIGLGSGPGVMLMTPFLLHMARHHPGVQVSMSPGATELQLMQLRQRTLDALVIDIRRIAPAPDLAIEPLAELRAGFVCRSGHPLLKAGKPMLFDDILRYPLACTPLSAEVARMLVNLFGQRADPQQAVSLRCDSIASLIEVVKASDAIYLGILAAARTGIEAGQLAELVTAPQLTSGARFAFITLAGRTEAPSMGLFRQFVAERLRD, from the coding sequence ATGAATCTGCGACACCTTGAACACCTGCTGGCCGTGGCCGACACGGGCTCCTTCAGCCGCGCCGCCGAGCAGCAGCACCTCACGCAGTCGGCCCTGAGCCGCAGCATTCAGACCCTGGAGGACGACTTGGGCGCGCGCCTGATCGACCGCGTGGGCAAGCGCAACGAGCTCACGCCGCTGGGCCAGGCCGTGGCGCTGCGCGCCCGGCGCATGGTGCTGGAGGCGGCCGAGTTGCGCCGCAGCGCCGCGCTGCTCAAGCAAGGCGACCTGGGCGCCATCCGCATCGGCCTGGGTTCGGGGCCGGGCGTGATGCTGATGACGCCGTTCCTGCTCCACATGGCCCGGCACCATCCCGGGGTGCAGGTCAGCATGTCGCCGGGCGCAACGGAGCTGCAGCTGATGCAGCTACGCCAGCGCACGCTTGACGCGCTGGTGATCGACATTCGCCGCATCGCGCCAGCGCCCGATCTGGCCATCGAGCCGCTGGCCGAGCTGCGCGCCGGCTTTGTCTGCCGCAGCGGCCACCCCTTGCTGAAGGCGGGCAAGCCAATGCTTTTCGACGACATCCTGCGCTATCCGCTGGCCTGCACGCCGCTGAGCGCGGAAGTCGCGCGTATGCTGGTTAACCTCTTCGGGCAGCGGGCTGATCCGCAGCAGGCGGTGAGCCTGCGCTGCGACAGCATTGCCAGCCTGATCGAGGTGGTCAAGGCCTCGGACGCCATCTACCTCGGCATCCTGGCCGCCGCGCGCACCGGCATCGAGGCGGGACAGCTCGCCGAACTGGTGACTGCCCCCCAGCTGACCAGCGGCGCGCGCTTTGCGTTTATCACGCTGGCCGGGCGCACCGAAGCGCCGTCGATGGGTTTGTTTCGACAGTTTGTGGCCGAGCGGCTGCGCGACTGA